The following coding sequences lie in one Halorarum halophilum genomic window:
- a CDS encoding type I 3-dehydroquinate dehydratase — protein sequence MDFSELVLVALVDELSEEQEARPYADAIEYNVRGSSTNLESLEEYQGELPIIVTSGIAGATREDNPTTDLEALRAATTHDSVEGMLIDYDTARENEQEVERLSNADVDLIIFYHNSSETPSSEKLLSIVEDAAKYGDVVKIATMAETPADTVSLLSAIMNATSEGITVGGVGMGEVGRHTRVVAPGYGSKLAFAPLRSDADNAAPGQFGLKELAGLVEQVDEVDPDMSLHESITNPHILSEE from the coding sequence ATGGATTTCAGCGAACTCGTCCTCGTCGCACTCGTGGATGAGTTGTCAGAGGAACAGGAGGCGCGACCATACGCTGACGCCATTGAGTACAACGTACGTGGATCTAGTACCAATCTTGAATCGTTGGAAGAGTATCAGGGCGAACTTCCCATCATTGTAACGAGTGGGATAGCTGGTGCAACCAGAGAGGACAATCCTACGACGGATCTCGAGGCACTGCGTGCAGCGACAACCCATGATTCAGTCGAAGGAATGCTCATTGACTATGATACAGCTCGGGAGAATGAACAGGAAGTTGAACGGTTGAGCAATGCGGATGTTGATCTCATCATCTTCTATCACAACTCCTCAGAGACTCCAAGTTCTGAGAAACTACTGTCAATAGTGGAAGATGCCGCCAAATACGGTGACGTTGTCAAGATCGCAACGATGGCTGAGACTCCAGCGGATACGGTGTCACTCTTGTCGGCTATCATGAATGCTACATCTGAGGGTATTACTGTTGGCGGTGTGGGAATGGGTGAAGTGGGACGCCACACAAGAGTCGTTGCCCCTGGCTATGGTTCGAAATTAGCGTTTGCTCCGCTTCGTTCGGACGCAGACAATGCTGCCCCTGGTCAGTTTGGCTTGAAGGAACTCGCCGGACTCGTTGAACAAGTAGACGAAGTGGATCCGGATATGTCTCTTCACGAATCTATCACCAATCCACATATCCTCTCCGAAGAATAG
- a CDS encoding type I 3-dehydroquinate dehydratase, with amino-acid sequence MDKAEDPLTQLTNYDGKLPIIATNRGKWFGGQAYDTGRLDCLFAASKFDAVEMVDIELETARGTDWVLPEFRENDVEIIISFHAFEETPDLETLKAIFSQCARYGDIAKVATYAQNHSDSLRMIQAVNDTTRDGMRVAGISMGEVGSHTRVIAPLYGSKLGYAPLESDENEYAPGQIPIHQLSSMIETLKETDGELSQFTGVSEDIAQV; translated from the coding sequence ATGGACAAAGCAGAGGATCCACTTACTCAACTCACAAACTACGACGGGAAACTTCCGATCATCGCCACGAACAGGGGCAAGTGGTTCGGTGGACAGGCATATGATACTGGACGGTTGGATTGTCTCTTCGCGGCCTCCAAGTTCGATGCGGTTGAGATGGTCGACATCGAACTGGAGACGGCACGAGGAACGGATTGGGTTCTCCCGGAATTTCGCGAGAACGACGTCGAAATCATAATTTCCTTCCACGCGTTCGAGGAAACCCCCGATCTGGAGACGCTCAAAGCGATTTTTAGCCAATGTGCACGTTACGGCGATATAGCAAAAGTAGCAACGTATGCCCAAAACCACTCTGACTCACTACGAATGATTCAGGCTGTGAACGACACAACGAGGGATGGGATGCGAGTCGCTGGCATCTCCATGGGAGAGGTTGGAAGCCACACTCGAGTCATCGCACCGCTCTATGGCTCCAAGCTAGGATATGCACCGTTAGAGTCGGACGAGAACGAGTACGCCCCCGGACAGATCCCAATTCATCAGCTGTCGTCTATGATTGAGACGCTCAAGGAGACCGATGGTGAGCTTTCTCAGTTCACTGGCGTAAGCGAGGACATCGCCCAGGTGTAG
- a CDS encoding type B DNA-directed DNA polymerase codes for MPNPSMLTADYLDGGGIREWHVTDDGVTTATNREYQPTLYLGDCVSDLYGQSGGRTPTGSSDRTTLTEDLEDLREWLATHEAVASTAVEDWRQSWRTEERPLLRIDVHTIDAVSSVANRAQQFGDPDAVTCYNVDLSRQFRYALETGTPAGPDTSRRELRTLHLGFPAHEIGHGVDALPQLQVEGERVGSHPRAVVEAVGALVDEQDPDVLVMDTAEVVSVLFEAADTYGLDEFTLGRKPGWETLAGASTYQTYGRISHSPARYNVPGRVLIDRSNTFFWSQGGLAGCLDLVERAGLPLQELSWASIGRVLTAMQIRAARSQGVLVPWRPWRPEFVKRMSTLDAADRGGATLAPEVGVHEDVHELDFSSMYPNIIREYNVSPETVRCGCCDEETARDVVPELGYAICKNEGYLGDILGPLIDDRDAMKAAMERTDDLDERVRLENRSSAIKWILVSCFGYQGHANAKYGRIECHETINAYAREIVLDAKDALEAGGWRVLHGIVDSIWVTPAEGVSETDRRPLEEIAAEVSAKVDIELEYEAAFDWVAFCPLRESNAGALTKYFGKRRGEALPSNPANGLGDAVKVRGIECRQHDTPPFVAQVQRELIATFDRTRDPEVALDVLAARLDKLADGDVAVDLLTVQQQVSKHVEEYTQETLTVCALQRAKRHGTPLSPGQRIEYVVVDADRRGTERVRLDHEHVDDYDADWYREQCIRAALGILSPMGYRELGIKDYLTRTTTASIQSYS; via the coding sequence ATGCCGAATCCGAGCATGCTGACCGCTGATTACCTCGACGGTGGGGGCATCCGCGAGTGGCACGTGACGGATGACGGCGTGACTACAGCGACGAACAGGGAGTATCAGCCGACGCTGTATCTCGGCGATTGCGTCTCGGACCTGTATGGGCAGTCAGGAGGACGGACCCCGACCGGCAGCAGTGACCGGACGACGTTAACCGAGGACCTGGAGGATCTCCGCGAGTGGCTGGCGACCCACGAGGCTGTCGCGTCGACAGCCGTCGAAGACTGGCGGCAGTCGTGGCGCACAGAGGAACGGCCCCTCCTTCGTATCGACGTTCACACGATCGACGCCGTGTCGTCGGTTGCAAACCGCGCCCAGCAGTTCGGCGACCCCGACGCGGTGACGTGCTACAACGTCGACCTCTCTCGCCAGTTTCGCTACGCGCTCGAGACGGGGACACCAGCCGGCCCGGACACCAGTCGTCGTGAGCTTCGAACCCTTCATCTCGGCTTCCCCGCTCACGAAATCGGGCACGGTGTCGACGCACTCCCGCAACTGCAGGTCGAGGGTGAACGCGTCGGGTCACATCCGCGTGCAGTGGTCGAGGCCGTTGGGGCACTCGTCGACGAACAGGATCCGGACGTGCTCGTCATGGACACCGCGGAAGTGGTTTCAGTCCTGTTCGAGGCAGCCGACACGTACGGACTCGATGAGTTCACCCTAGGTCGGAAGCCAGGGTGGGAGACGCTCGCCGGTGCCTCGACCTACCAGACTTACGGGCGAATCAGTCACTCGCCCGCCCGCTATAACGTCCCGGGTCGGGTGCTTATCGACCGCTCCAACACGTTCTTCTGGTCGCAAGGCGGGCTCGCTGGCTGTCTCGATCTCGTCGAGCGGGCGGGGCTCCCCCTCCAGGAACTCTCATGGGCATCGATCGGACGCGTTCTCACGGCGATGCAGATTCGCGCTGCTCGATCCCAGGGAGTGCTCGTCCCGTGGCGTCCGTGGCGACCGGAGTTCGTGAAACGGATGTCCACACTGGACGCAGCCGACCGTGGTGGTGCGACGCTCGCGCCCGAGGTGGGGGTCCACGAGGACGTCCACGAACTCGACTTCTCGAGCATGTACCCCAACATCATTCGGGAGTACAACGTCTCGCCCGAGACCGTCCGGTGTGGCTGTTGTGACGAGGAGACGGCCCGTGATGTCGTCCCCGAGCTGGGATACGCTATCTGCAAGAATGAGGGCTATCTGGGGGACATCCTCGGCCCACTCATCGATGATCGCGACGCGATGAAGGCGGCCATGGAACGAACCGACGACCTGGACGAACGAGTGCGACTCGAGAATCGCTCGTCGGCCATCAAGTGGATTCTTGTCTCGTGTTTCGGCTATCAGGGCCACGCGAACGCGAAGTACGGCCGCATCGAGTGCCACGAGACGATCAACGCCTACGCCCGGGAGATCGTCCTCGACGCGAAGGACGCCCTCGAGGCTGGTGGATGGCGCGTCCTCCACGGGATCGTCGACTCCATCTGGGTGACGCCAGCCGAGGGCGTGTCTGAAACGGATCGTCGGCCACTCGAAGAGATCGCCGCCGAGGTCAGTGCGAAGGTGGACATAGAGTTGGAGTACGAGGCGGCGTTCGACTGGGTCGCGTTCTGTCCCCTCCGGGAGTCCAACGCCGGCGCGCTCACAAAGTACTTCGGGAAGCGTCGAGGTGAGGCGCTCCCATCCAACCCAGCCAACGGACTGGGTGACGCGGTGAAGGTTCGGGGTATCGAATGCCGCCAGCACGATACGCCACCGTTCGTCGCCCAGGTTCAGCGGGAGTTGATCGCGACGTTCGACCGAACGCGTGATCCGGAGGTCGCTCTCGACGTGCTGGCCGCGCGGCTCGACAAACTTGCTGACGGTGACGTTGCCGTCGATCTGCTTACGGTTCAACAGCAAGTCTCGAAACACGTCGAGGAGTACACGCAGGAAACGCTCACCGTCTGTGCCCTCCAGCGGGCGAAGCGCCATGGGACCCCGCTTTCACCAGGCCAACGGATCGAGTACGTCGTCGTCGACGCTGATCGCCGTGGAACCGAACGGGTGCGACTCGACCACGAGCATGTCGACGACTACGATGCTGACTGGTACCGTGAGCAGTGCATCCGTGCTGCTCTGGGGATCCTGTCCCCGATGGGATACCGAGAATTGGGTATCAAGGATTACCTTACAAGAACGACAACTGCTTCGATTCAATCCTATAGTTGA
- a CDS encoding P-loop NTPase family protein, translating into MHTRRQTSIDLPTLDPGVLLLDIEGELGLEPLHALVVDELLGTDGNAVWIDALGHARTTTFRELAPHRGYLDRVRLARGHTPWQHAALLDRLPTLVDESTSLIVAPAVDGLYRTDDIPEWQAKELLVRRLATLAGVSRTRDIPVLLTRTHTDGISEVIGNAAHRELECTNTRFGPRFMGDGHETLVYPQENGWVQTTLAFWREVLEHRAQRVDEPVAPATPASAVDGSGGL; encoded by the coding sequence ATGCACACCAGACGTCAAACATCCATCGATCTCCCGACACTCGATCCGGGAGTCTTACTGCTGGATATCGAGGGTGAACTCGGCCTGGAACCGCTTCACGCACTCGTCGTCGACGAACTGCTTGGCACCGATGGCAACGCCGTCTGGATCGACGCCCTCGGGCACGCTCGAACGACGACGTTCCGGGAACTCGCGCCGCATCGTGGCTACCTCGACCGGGTTCGCCTCGCCCGCGGGCACACTCCGTGGCAGCACGCCGCGCTCTTGGACCGCCTTCCCACACTCGTCGACGAGTCCACGTCGCTCATCGTCGCCCCCGCAGTGGATGGGCTCTACCGGACGGACGATATCCCTGAGTGGCAGGCGAAGGAGCTCCTCGTGCGGCGGCTCGCAACCCTCGCTGGCGTTAGCCGGACGCGGGACATTCCTGTACTCCTCACCCGGACGCACACCGACGGCATCTCCGAGGTGATCGGGAACGCTGCGCATCGCGAACTCGAGTGTACTAACACCCGGTTCGGTCCGCGCTTCATGGGCGACGGCCACGAGACACTCGTCTACCCGCAGGAGAACGGCTGGGTCCAGACGACCCTCGCATTCTGGCGAGAAGTGCTCGAACATCGTGCACAGCGCGTCGACGAGCCCGTGGCACCTGCGACGCCAGCGAGCGCCGTGGATGGCTCGGGGGGACTGTGA
- a CDS encoding SOS response-associated peptidase — MCGRTSLAIDPAVLMERFDATPAEDVTIRPRYNIAPRDELLAVQNDAPQEFDLLEWGFLPQWADDPEDVPRPINARSETVAEKSMFREAFEQRRCLLPADGFYEWKGTRGSKQPYRIERPDRSPYAYAGLWETWTSAEGDPRVTCTILTTEANEVVEPIHDRMPVILEQQHEETWLSGGSKDELQSVLKPYPSDKLHAYPVSKRVNSPGNDSAELLDEIDIGEQSGLGEFGG, encoded by the coding sequence ATGTGCGGCCGCACGTCATTAGCAATCGACCCAGCGGTCCTGATGGAGCGCTTCGACGCGACGCCCGCCGAGGACGTCACCATCCGACCGCGATACAACATCGCCCCGCGGGACGAGTTGCTCGCCGTTCAGAACGACGCCCCCCAGGAGTTCGACCTTTTGGAATGGGGCTTCCTGCCACAATGGGCAGACGACCCCGAGGATGTTCCCCGGCCAATCAACGCCCGCTCGGAGACGGTCGCCGAGAAGTCGATGTTCCGCGAAGCCTTCGAACAGCGCCGCTGTCTCCTCCCCGCCGACGGCTTCTACGAGTGGAAAGGAACGCGTGGGTCGAAGCAACCGTATCGGATTGAGCGCCCCGACCGCTCACCCTACGCGTACGCAGGATTATGGGAGACGTGGACGTCCGCAGAGGGCGATCCACGCGTCACCTGCACCATCCTCACCACCGAGGCAAACGAGGTGGTCGAACCAATCCACGATCGGATGCCGGTTATCCTCGAACAACAGCACGAGGAGACGTGGCTCTCCGGTGGATCCAAAGATGAGTTGCAGTCGGTGCTGAAGCCGTACCCGAGCGATAAGCTTCACGCCTACCCCGTCTCCAAACGAGTGAACAGCCCAGGGAACGACTCCGCGGAGCTACTCGACGAAATCGACATCGGGGAGCAGTCCGGGCTCGGTGAGTTCGGGGGGTAA
- a CDS encoding MFS transporter, translating to MLGPLVALEETTPPATSTGEFYAPEALPAALLVALASVPVGAIDALIPLYTPTVGLGNSGFFFTAMGGAIILARAVRGQLPGSVPVVLSASFICQAAGLVLLALAPRLLVVSGHPLGLLAGAGLFGAGFALVFPLLQRVAIVATRDTQNGSATATVLIGMDIGIGVGVIGFGVLGNHVGFELMYATAAVVSLLGMLVTALVRPGDSVG from the coding sequence GTGTTGGGCCCGCTGGTCGCGCTTGAGGAGACAACACCGCCCGCAACCAGTACCGGTGAGTTCTATGCGCCGGAAGCGTTGCCGGCCGCATTACTGGTCGCACTCGCGAGTGTTCCTGTCGGCGCCATCGACGCACTCATCCCGCTCTATACCCCCACCGTCGGCCTCGGAAACTCGGGGTTCTTTTTCACGGCGATGGGCGGGGCGATTATCCTCGCACGCGCAGTCCGGGGCCAACTTCCAGGGTCGGTACCGGTCGTACTCTCGGCGTCGTTCATCTGTCAAGCCGCTGGGCTGGTACTTCTCGCGCTCGCTCCTCGCCTCCTTGTCGTCTCTGGGCACCCACTCGGGTTGCTCGCAGGTGCCGGGCTGTTCGGGGCCGGGTTTGCACTCGTTTTCCCACTCCTACAGAGGGTCGCCATTGTTGCCACACGGGACACCCAGAATGGAAGCGCGACCGCAACCGTCCTCATCGGGATGGACATCGGGATTGGTGTGGGGGTGATCGGGTTCGGTGTCCTTGGAAATCACGTCGGATTCGAGCTAATGTATGCGACCGCAGCAGTCGTTTCACTTCTCGGAATGCTGGTGACCGCTCTGGTTCGGCCAGGTGATTCAGTGGGCTAG
- a CDS encoding MFS transporter, protein MLAYSSYAAVHPIFAVYLESLTHSESLIGAAFGAFTFAAVVARPVAGWLLDRVGRRGVQAIAAIALAGATLSFAWATVIWVAIGLRVLHGLT, encoded by the coding sequence TTGCTCGCGTACAGCAGCTATGCAGCGGTTCACCCGATTTTCGCCGTCTATCTGGAGTCGCTAACGCACAGCGAGTCGCTCATTGGCGCTGCCTTTGGCGCGTTCACGTTCGCAGCCGTTGTCGCGCGACCAGTCGCTGGATGGCTACTCGATCGGGTTGGTCGCCGGGGTGTCCAAGCCATCGCTGCCATCGCACTCGCAGGTGCGACTCTCTCGTTCGCGTGGGCGACCGTCATCTGGGTCGCAATCGGGCTGCGGGTACTCCACGGGCTCACCTAG
- a CDS encoding IucA/IucC family protein, with protein sequence MNPNDTTLQDALDAEIWETVERRLLTKMLEEFAYEEIITPRKVEAGDGSASYRFELGDTSYRFEATERLMESLYVHGDTVERNTDGTWTSIGDPLQLLRDLGETTDLDGLTEGNLVREYKRTLLADAHIEARRRDRDEFDPLDLDYAHLEGEMEGHPWITYNKGRLGWGYDDYKQYAPERKESVTLSWVAVRKENSTFVGTEQVDHDSLVQCELGEYYDEFIDRLASKNLDSDAYYFMPVHDWQWENSIVPLFPDHIAADDIVPLGEGPDEYLPQQSVRTFVNVDNEEKHHVKVPMRILNTLVWRGLPGERTELAPTVTEYIKGIYEQDEFLQEQGLILPGEIAGVNYDHADFTDIDGSPYQYHELLGAIWRESIYTFLEEDEEAITLSSLMHVDSDGEPYISQLVEQSGLTLDEWLAEFFDTVLPPLLHFLYQYGTVFSPHGQNTILAVEDGAPSRLAVKDFVDDVNVSDQPLSELEALPDEIHDVLRKEPPEGLCQFIFCGLFVCVLRYVADLLEEHEDYPEEQFWTHARETILDYQAAFPELEERFELFDLLQPEFMKLSLNRNRIFDYGYDDAPGRPHASEHGTVTNPLHVVADDAPDAAEQPSPADD encoded by the coding sequence ATGAATCCGAACGACACCACCCTGCAGGACGCACTGGACGCTGAGATCTGGGAGACCGTCGAACGCCGTCTCCTGACGAAGATGCTCGAAGAGTTCGCCTACGAGGAGATTATCACACCCCGGAAGGTCGAAGCAGGCGATGGCAGCGCGAGTTACCGCTTCGAACTCGGAGATACGAGCTATCGCTTCGAGGCGACCGAGCGGCTGATGGAAAGCCTGTACGTCCACGGCGACACCGTCGAACGCAACACGGATGGAACGTGGACGTCCATCGGCGACCCCCTTCAGCTATTGCGCGACCTCGGTGAGACGACCGACCTTGACGGACTCACTGAAGGGAACCTCGTTCGCGAGTACAAGCGAACGCTACTCGCCGATGCTCATATCGAGGCGCGCAGGCGGGACCGCGATGAGTTCGACCCCTTGGACCTCGATTACGCCCATCTCGAAGGCGAGATGGAAGGTCATCCCTGGATCACCTACAACAAGGGCCGGCTCGGCTGGGGCTATGACGACTACAAGCAGTACGCGCCCGAGCGCAAGGAGTCGGTGACGCTCTCGTGGGTCGCCGTTCGCAAGGAGAACTCGACGTTCGTCGGGACCGAGCAGGTCGACCACGATTCGCTCGTGCAGTGCGAACTGGGCGAGTATTATGACGAGTTCATTGACCGGCTCGCATCCAAGAATCTCGACTCGGACGCCTACTACTTCATGCCTGTCCACGACTGGCAGTGGGAGAACAGCATCGTCCCGCTGTTCCCCGACCACATCGCCGCGGACGATATCGTCCCACTCGGCGAGGGCCCTGACGAATACCTGCCACAGCAGTCGGTTCGCACCTTCGTCAACGTCGATAACGAAGAGAAACACCACGTGAAAGTCCCGATGCGGATTCTCAACACGCTGGTCTGGCGGGGGCTCCCCGGCGAGCGGACCGAACTCGCCCCGACCGTCACCGAGTACATCAAAGGCATCTACGAACAGGACGAATTCCTCCAAGAACAGGGACTCATCCTCCCAGGGGAGATCGCTGGTGTCAACTACGACCACGCTGATTTCACCGACATCGACGGGTCGCCCTACCAGTATCACGAACTGCTGGGGGCAATCTGGCGTGAGTCCATATACACCTTCCTTGAGGAGGATGAGGAAGCTATCACGCTCTCGTCGCTGATGCACGTCGACAGCGATGGCGAACCCTACATCTCTCAGCTCGTCGAGCAGTCGGGCCTCACACTCGATGAGTGGCTCGCGGAATTCTTCGACACGGTACTGCCGCCCCTCCTCCACTTCCTCTACCAGTACGGGACGGTTTTCTCCCCGCACGGGCAGAACACGATTCTCGCCGTCGAAGATGGCGCTCCGTCCCGCCTGGCCGTCAAGGACTTCGTCGACGACGTGAACGTGAGTGATCAGCCACTCTCCGAGCTGGAAGCACTTCCCGATGAGATTCACGACGTGCTCCGAAAGGAGCCACCGGAGGGGCTTTGCCAGTTCATCTTCTGTGGACTATTCGTCTGTGTCCTTCGGTATGTCGCGGACCTCCTCGAAGAACACGAGGACTACCCTGAAGAGCAATTCTGGACACATGCACGTGAGACGATTCTCGACTATCAGGCGGCGTTCCCCGAACTGGAGGAGCGGTTCGAACTGTTCGACCTGCTCCAGCCGGAGTTCATGAAGCTCAGTCTCAACCGAAACCGCATCTTCGACTACGGCTACGACGACGCGCCTGGTCGTCCCCACGCTTCCGAACACGGCACGGTGACGAATCCACTTCACGTGGTCGCTGACGACGCACCGGATGCTGCTGAACAACCGAGTCCCGCTGACGACTAA
- a CDS encoding lysine N(6)-hydroxylase/L-ornithine N(5)-oxygenase family protein: MTEQNIHDVVGVGLGPFNLGLAAMLDGVEEDVDAAFLERDAEFHWHEGMLLDGTTLEVPFLADLVTLADPTNPHSYLNYLRETGRIYEFYFYETFQVPRREYNDYLQWVAENLDSCRFSREVTGVCWDDECEHYVVAARNPETGERFEYRGEHLALGIGSRPQIPEQLQGHPEEDVVHTARYRYNRERVLTADSVTVVGSGQSAAEVFQDLLQRQKANDYRLDWLTRSDGFFPMEYSKLGLQHFTPEYEQYVYDLPQEVKDDLIPNQDLLYKGVDPDTSAEIYDLLYRRSIGDHDPDVGLFAMTDVQDIESVGEAYALDCHQWQTEESFVHESEVVILGTGYERPIPGFLEPLEDAINWDDKGRFEVTEDHRLDIAVGGDVFLQNAELHTHGVGVPDLGLGCYRNTKFVNRLVGREAYPDDTDTVYQDFSLDQFVEHAPGTSRERGSEPLPQND; the protein is encoded by the coding sequence ATGACTGAACAGAACATCCACGACGTCGTCGGCGTCGGCCTCGGTCCGTTCAACCTCGGCCTCGCAGCCATGCTCGATGGTGTCGAAGAAGACGTCGACGCCGCCTTTCTCGAACGCGATGCCGAGTTCCACTGGCACGAGGGAATGCTCCTCGACGGAACGACGCTCGAAGTCCCGTTCCTCGCAGACCTGGTCACGCTCGCGGACCCGACGAATCCCCACAGCTATCTCAACTACCTGCGGGAGACGGGCCGCATCTACGAGTTCTACTTCTATGAGACGTTCCAGGTTCCCCGCCGCGAGTACAACGACTACCTGCAATGGGTCGCCGAGAACCTTGATAGCTGCCGGTTCAGTCGCGAGGTCACTGGTGTCTGCTGGGACGACGAATGCGAACACTACGTCGTCGCCGCGCGGAATCCCGAGACTGGTGAACGCTTCGAGTACCGCGGCGAGCACCTTGCGCTGGGCATCGGTTCCAGACCACAGATTCCAGAGCAGCTCCAGGGCCATCCCGAGGAAGACGTCGTTCACACCGCCCGGTACCGCTACAACCGCGAACGTGTGCTGACGGCCGATTCAGTCACCGTCGTCGGGTCCGGACAGAGCGCTGCGGAGGTGTTCCAGGACCTGCTTCAGCGCCAGAAAGCCAACGACTATCGGCTCGATTGGCTGACGCGCTCGGACGGCTTCTTCCCGATGGAGTACTCGAAGCTGGGACTCCAGCATTTCACTCCCGAATACGAGCAGTACGTCTACGACCTTCCTCAGGAAGTCAAAGATGACCTCATTCCGAACCAGGACCTACTCTACAAGGGCGTCGACCCGGACACGAGCGCGGAGATCTACGACCTGCTCTATCGCCGTTCCATCGGCGATCACGACCCCGACGTGGGACTCTTCGCGATGACCGACGTGCAGGACATCGAGTCCGTGGGCGAAGCCTACGCACTCGACTGTCACCAGTGGCAGACCGAGGAGTCGTTCGTCCACGAAAGCGAGGTCGTCATCCTCGGGACCGGCTATGAACGGCCCATCCCCGGCTTCCTCGAACCGCTCGAAGACGCGATCAACTGGGACGACAAGGGCCGGTTCGAAGTGACTGAGGACCACCGTCTCGATATCGCTGTCGGGGGTGACGTCTTCCTCCAGAACGCCGAACTCCACACCCACGGCGTCGGCGTGCCTGACCTCGGTCTCGGCTGCTATCGCAACACGAAATTCGTCAATCGACTCGTCGGCCGCGAGGCCTACCCCGATGACACCGACACGGTCTATCAGGACTTCTCGCTCGACCAGTTCGTCGAACACGCGCCCGGCACCTCCCGCGAACGCGGGAGCGAACCACTGCCGCAGAACGACTAA
- a CDS encoding GNAT family N-acetyltransferase — MTGPDATIAMDYDYQTYNRSIEQTISLRQASLERDLGRLHAWLGSDHVKPYWQLDLPLPAFRDRLAEKLDDDYLTPYIGCLDHVPMSYWECYWAAEDDVANHYDAEPTDQGVHLLIGPEKYLGHGYALPLMRAVVAMQFRHPETERIIAEPDARNERVIHVFEQCGFEPRKEFYFEESEKDALLMVCERERFETDVLADATAAPSQEVSVDD; from the coding sequence ATGACAGGACCTGACGCCACCATCGCAATGGACTACGACTACCAGACCTACAACAGGAGTATCGAGCAGACGATCTCGCTCCGACAAGCGTCTCTCGAACGTGACCTCGGCCGGCTCCACGCCTGGCTCGGGAGCGACCACGTGAAACCCTACTGGCAGCTCGACCTGCCCCTGCCGGCGTTCCGCGACCGGTTGGCGGAAAAGCTCGACGACGATTACCTGACGCCCTACATCGGGTGTCTGGACCATGTCCCGATGAGCTACTGGGAGTGCTACTGGGCGGCCGAGGACGACGTAGCGAACCACTACGACGCCGAGCCGACCGACCAAGGCGTCCACCTGCTCATCGGCCCCGAGAAATATCTGGGCCACGGCTACGCGCTCCCGCTGATGCGAGCTGTGGTCGCGATGCAGTTCCGTCATCCCGAGACAGAGCGGATAATCGCGGAACCGGACGCCCGCAACGAGCGCGTCATCCACGTGTTCGAGCAGTGTGGGTTCGAACCTCGCAAGGAATTCTACTTCGAGGAGTCCGAGAAGGACGCCCTGCTGATGGTCTGTGAGCGCGAGCGGTTCGAAACTGACGTGCTCGCCGACGCCACTGCTGCACCGAGCCAGGAGGTGAGCGTGGATGACTGA